In Salmo trutta chromosome 16, fSalTru1.1, whole genome shotgun sequence, a genomic segment contains:
- the LOC115150874 gene encoding probable G-protein coupled receptor 173: MANTSEFGESNPSLQNYSITASAVKLASLGLIICISLVGNVALSLLVLKDSSLQKAPYYFLLDLCLADIIRSTVCFPFVMISINNGSTWTYSIISCKIIAFMSVLFCFHVAFLLFCVSVTRYMAIAHHRFYSKRMTLWTCVAVICMVWTLSVAMAFPPVFDVGTYKFIHEEEQCIFEHRYVKANDTLGFMLMLAVIVGTTHVVYIKMLCFVYDHRKMKPAQLVPAISQNWTFHGPGATGQAAANWIAGFGRGPTPPTLVGIRQASHNGNRRLLVLDEFKMEKRIGKMYYMITLAFLLFWAPYIVACYLRVFVKGGTIPQVYLTAAVWMTFIQAGANPIICFIFNKELRIRLRACFPCCLSTQTPMSMEPYCVI; encoded by the coding sequence ATGGCAAACACAAGCGAGTTTGGGGAAAGCAATCCTTCACTCCAGAATTACTCTATCACCGCCTCTGCGGTGAAACTAGCCTCGCTCGGTCTGATCATTTGCATCAGCCTTGTAGGGAATGTGGCGCTGTCCCTGCTGGTGCTGAAAGACAGCTCCCTTCAAAAGGCTCCGTATTATTTTCTACTTGATCTGTGCTTGGCAGATATAATACGGTCCACCGTGTGTTTTCCCTTTGTGATGATATCAATCAATAACGGTTCCACCTGGACGTACAGCATTATAAGTTGTAAGATTATTGCCTTCATGTCAGTTCTTTTTTGTTTCCATGTAGCGTTTCTGCTCTTCTGCGTCAGTGTCACCAGATACATGGCAATAGCACACCACAGGTTTTATTCCAAACGAATGACATTATGGACATGTGTGGCTGTGATTTGCATGGTCTGGACCCTCTCTGTCGCTATGGCTTTCCCCCCTGTATTCGACGTTGGCACCTACAAATTCATCCATGAGGAGGAACAATGCATTTTCGAGCACCGATACGTGAAAGCAAACGATACCCTGGGCTTCATGTTGATGCTGGCTGTCATCGTGGGAACAACACACGTTGTTTACATAAAGATGCTGTGTTTCGTTTATGACCACCGCAAGATGAAACCTGCTCAGCTGGTCCCAGCTATAAGCCAAAACTGGACCTTCCACGGGCCAGGTGCAACTGGGCAGGCAGCTGCCAACTGGATTGCAGGATTTGGACGTGGTCCCACCCCACCAACATTAGTGGGCATCAGGCAAGCCTCCCATAATGGAAACAGACGGCTGCTTGTCTTGGATGAATTTAAAATGGAGAAACGCATAGGGAAAATGTATTACATGATAACTCTGGCGTTTCTTCTCTTCTGGGCCCCGTACATTGTTGCTTGTTACCTTCGAGTTTTTGTCAAAGGAGGCACCATTCCACAGGTCTACCTGACTGCGGCGGTGTGGATGACGTTCATTCAGGCGGGGGCGAATCCCATTATTTGTTTCATATTCAACAAGGAGCTGAGGATCCGTCTCAGAGCTTGTTTCCCGTGTTGTCTCAGCACACAGACGCCTATGTCTATGGAGCCTTACTGTGTCATCTGA